From Rhodoferax sp. AJA081-3, the proteins below share one genomic window:
- a CDS encoding RidA family protein has translation MNIYDTLTSLNITLPPVAIPAAAYVPFMQTGNLVFLSGHIAKKDGKPWVGQLGKNMETEEGKAAARAVAIDLMGTLHAAVGDLNKVKRIVKLMSLVNSTGDFTEQHLVTNGASELLGQVFGDKGAHARSAFGVAQIPLGACVEIELIAELA, from the coding sequence CCCCTGTGGCGATTCCCGCTGCGGCCTATGTGCCCTTTATGCAAACCGGCAACCTGGTCTTCTTGAGCGGCCACATTGCCAAGAAAGATGGCAAACCCTGGGTCGGCCAGCTGGGCAAAAACATGGAAACCGAAGAAGGCAAGGCCGCGGCCCGCGCCGTTGCCATCGACCTGATGGGCACCCTGCACGCCGCCGTGGGCGACCTGAACAAGGTCAAACGCATCGTCAAGCTGATGTCCCTGGTCAACTCCACCGGCGACTTCACCGAGCAGCACCTGGTCACCAACGGCGCCAGCGAGCTGTTGGGCCAGGTCTTTGGCGACAAGGGCGCCCATGCACGCAGCGCCTTTGGTGTGGCCCAGATCCCCCTGGGTGCCTGTGTGGAAATCGAATTGATCGCCGAACTGGCCTGA
- a CDS encoding diguanylate cyclase: MLVKCLALLLCALALAFAPPAGAATSPSFPVFELDADGPQRLEIGTRMGVLVDSSRALTLQQARTQANGWQTITRQSPNFGFTQDGYWFRFQLHNRSAKVLPRFLELPIPFLDDVRLYHLVGDAVQTQYSLGDEQPFAQRAVRHRNFVMPLQLAPGNNEIYLRLVSSGTIEAPLRVWDPVFFHAASNDENLAQGAVIGILLIMVVYNLFVFASTRDINYLFYVCFVASYMLFHLTLTGHTFAHLWPNAVRWNSFAISTFAAGAAMFTCLFTNSFLKLRSFSRPASYLVCSMMVCSAALLVLSFVVPYSLSIRIVAAITLPITITALILGYWRWWRGARFARFYCLAWTAILIGITVLNASKFGWIPTNIWTENASQIGIVLLVVLLSFTLADRINNDRTLRLNAQAVALDLERKARASQAALIRAKEQANLDLEQRVLSRTNDLNAAMEQLSQANARLQLLSTTDGLTQIGNRAYFDAAAITEMRRAERQKGHLSIILLDIDHFKAINDTFGHPAGDACLRALADMLRPRIDRAGDILARYGGEEFVIALTGVDLAGTVTLAEELRKATDRLRVEFDGKPLRFTASFGVVSVVPQAALSLEDLVAAADRALYAAKHDGRNCVRHASVT; this comes from the coding sequence ATGCTTGTGAAATGTCTCGCTTTGCTGCTCTGTGCGCTGGCGCTGGCATTTGCACCGCCCGCGGGCGCGGCCACCAGCCCCAGCTTCCCGGTTTTTGAACTGGATGCAGACGGCCCCCAGCGCCTGGAGATCGGCACCCGCATGGGTGTGCTGGTCGACAGCAGCCGCGCGCTGACACTCCAGCAGGCCCGCACCCAGGCTAATGGCTGGCAGACCATCACACGCCAATCCCCCAATTTCGGATTTACGCAAGACGGCTACTGGTTCCGCTTCCAGTTGCACAACCGCAGTGCCAAGGTGCTGCCGCGGTTCCTGGAGCTGCCCATACCGTTTCTGGACGATGTACGCCTCTACCATTTAGTGGGCGACGCAGTGCAGACCCAGTACAGCCTAGGCGACGAACAACCCTTCGCCCAGCGGGCGGTGCGCCACCGCAACTTTGTCATGCCGCTGCAACTGGCGCCCGGCAACAACGAGATTTACCTGCGCCTGGTTTCCAGCGGCACCATAGAGGCGCCGCTGCGGGTTTGGGACCCGGTGTTTTTCCACGCCGCCAGCAACGACGAGAACCTGGCGCAGGGTGCGGTGATCGGCATTCTGCTGATCATGGTGGTCTACAACCTGTTTGTTTTTGCCTCCACCCGCGACATCAACTACCTGTTTTATGTCTGCTTTGTGGCCAGCTACATGCTGTTCCACCTGACGCTGACGGGCCACACCTTTGCCCACCTGTGGCCCAACGCGGTGCGTTGGAACAGTTTTGCCATTTCCACCTTTGCGGCCGGTGCGGCCATGTTCACCTGCCTGTTTACCAACAGCTTTCTGAAGCTGCGCAGCTTCTCCCGGCCAGCGAGTTACCTGGTGTGCAGCATGATGGTGTGCAGTGCCGCGCTGCTGGTGCTGAGTTTTGTCGTGCCCTACAGCCTGAGCATACGCATCGTGGCCGCCATCACCCTGCCCATCACCATCACCGCCCTGATACTGGGCTACTGGCGCTGGTGGCGGGGAGCCCGTTTTGCGCGTTTCTACTGCCTGGCCTGGACGGCCATATTGATTGGCATCACGGTGCTCAATGCCAGCAAGTTCGGCTGGATTCCTACCAATATCTGGACTGAAAACGCGTCGCAGATCGGCATCGTGCTGCTGGTGGTACTGCTGTCATTCACGCTGGCCGACCGCATCAACAACGACCGCACACTGCGACTGAACGCACAGGCTGTGGCGTTGGACCTGGAACGCAAGGCACGGGCCAGCCAGGCGGCCCTGATTCGCGCCAAGGAACAGGCCAACCTAGACTTGGAGCAACGGGTGTTGTCCCGCACCAATGACCTGAACGCCGCCATGGAACAGCTCAGCCAGGCCAATGCGCGGCTGCAATTGCTCTCCACCACCGACGGCCTGACCCAGATCGGCAACCGCGCCTATTTCGATGCTGCTGCCATCACCGAAATGCGGCGAGCCGAGCGGCAAAAGGGCCACCTGAGCATCATCCTGTTGGATATCGACCACTTCAAGGCCATCAACGACACCTTTGGCCACCCGGCGGGTGATGCCTGCCTGCGCGCGCTGGCCGACATGCTGCGCCCCCGCATCGACCGTGCGGGCGACATCCTGGCGCGTTACGGTGGTGAGGAATTTGTCATTGCACTGACGGGGGTGGATCTGGCAGGCACTGTCACCCTGGCGGAGGAACTGCGCAAAGCGACCGACCGACTGCGGGTGGAGTTTGACGGAAAACCCCTGCGTTTTACGGCCAGCTTTGGGGTGGTGTCGGTCGTTCCACAAGCCGCACTCAGCCTGGAAGACCTGGTGGCTGCGGCCGACCGCGCCTTGTACGCAGCCAAACACGACGGGCGCAACTGCGTGCGCCACGCCAGCGTCACCTGA
- a CDS encoding methyl-accepting chemotaxis protein, which yields MGLNRLKIATKLWVFIILVLGLLVGIAGIGLARSSAILGEGRAQQLVALQMVQVATRWNGLTETNAARNHAIIISTEPAVAEAFKGPVNATSDEISLMQKQLESLPLTDADKTQLQKIADLRKLVISLREKARGARSEGKADEAMQILNAQYLPAMASYIAAQKELVKMQEQRVVDVQAATESRRQANSMGIVAGLVVVVVLIATGTVWLVRSIRDPLDQANDIAARIAQGDLSSRISTHREDEFGTLLRSLATMNDSLGRMVAQVRLSTDNIATASAEIASGNNDLAQRTEQTSSNLQSTASSMDALTATVQHSSDNSRQASALAASASTVAQRGGAVVTQVVSTMQEIDASSKKIADIIGVIDGIAFQTNILALNAAVEAARAGEQGRGFAVVASEVRSLAQRSAEAAKEIKGLINTSVEKVESGTRLVTDAGATMEEIVQSVRRVADVISEITEAAHSQSSGIAEVNTAIGNLDQMTQQNAALVEESAAAAESLREQADRMKESVAVFRVSAEHHSALALR from the coding sequence ATGGGCCTCAACCGTCTCAAGATTGCCACCAAGTTGTGGGTCTTCATCATCCTGGTATTGGGTCTTTTGGTGGGTATAGCGGGCATAGGGCTGGCACGCAGTTCGGCCATTTTGGGCGAAGGGCGCGCCCAGCAACTGGTGGCTTTGCAGATGGTGCAGGTGGCCACCCGCTGGAATGGTTTGACAGAGACCAATGCCGCCCGCAACCACGCCATCATTATCAGCACCGAGCCTGCGGTTGCCGAGGCCTTCAAAGGCCCGGTCAACGCCACCAGCGATGAAATATCGCTCATGCAAAAGCAGTTGGAAAGCCTGCCCCTGACCGATGCGGACAAGACTCAACTGCAAAAAATTGCCGACTTGCGAAAGCTGGTGATCAGTCTGCGTGAAAAGGCTCGCGGTGCCCGTAGTGAAGGCAAAGCCGACGAGGCCATGCAAATCCTCAACGCCCAGTACCTGCCGGCCATGGCCAGCTACATCGCGGCGCAGAAAGAACTGGTCAAGATGCAGGAGCAGCGCGTGGTGGATGTACAGGCCGCCACCGAAAGCCGCCGCCAGGCCAATAGCATGGGCATAGTGGCGGGTTTGGTAGTGGTGGTGGTGCTGATCGCTACCGGAACGGTTTGGCTGGTGCGTTCCATACGGGACCCTCTGGACCAGGCCAATGACATTGCGGCCCGTATTGCGCAGGGTGATTTGAGTTCACGCATCAGCACACACCGTGAGGATGAATTTGGCACGCTGTTGCGCTCCCTGGCCACGATGAACGACTCCCTGGGCCGTATGGTGGCGCAGGTGCGTCTGAGTACCGACAACATCGCTACGGCCAGTGCCGAAATCGCCAGTGGCAACAACGACCTGGCCCAACGCACCGAGCAGACCTCCAGCAACCTGCAGTCCACGGCCAGCAGCATGGATGCGCTCACAGCCACCGTGCAGCACAGCAGCGACAACTCGCGCCAGGCCAGCGCATTGGCAGCCAGTGCGTCCACCGTGGCGCAGCGCGGTGGTGCGGTTGTGACCCAGGTGGTGTCCACCATGCAGGAGATCGATGCCAGCAGCAAAAAAATTGCGGACATCATTGGCGTCATTGACGGCATTGCCTTTCAGACCAATATCCTGGCCCTCAATGCTGCTGTGGAAGCCGCCCGCGCCGGTGAACAGGGCCGCGGTTTTGCCGTGGTGGCGAGCGAAGTGCGCAGCCTGGCCCAGCGCAGTGCCGAGGCGGCCAAGGAGATCAAAGGACTGATCAATACCTCGGTGGAAAAGGTGGAGTCGGGCACGCGCTTGGTGACAGATGCCGGCGCCACCATGGAAGAGATTGTGCAATCCGTGCGCCGTGTGGCCGATGTGATCAGCGAGATCACCGAAGCCGCCCACTCGCAAAGCAGTGGCATTGCAGAGGTCAACACTGCTATTGGCAACCTGGACCAGATGACACAGCAGAATGCCGCATTGGTGGAAGAAAGCGCCGCCGCGGCAGAGAGTCTGCGGGAACAGGCCGACCGCATGAAAGAGTCTGTGGCGGTGTTCCGGGTCTCCGCCGAGCACCACAGTGCTTTGGCGCTGCGGTAA
- the folK gene encoding 2-amino-4-hydroxy-6-hydroxymethyldihydropteridine diphosphokinase, giving the protein MREPVTAYLGLGANLGDPATALEQAVQLLDAHPGITVTARSSYYRTAPIDSSGPDYTNAVVAVDTTLTAPALLLCLQGIEAAAGRERPYRNAPRTLDLDILLYGDAQVSSAALDIPHPRMWQRAFVLLPLAEIAPHHVSAAQLRTTMAQDITRMP; this is encoded by the coding sequence ATGCGTGAACCCGTCACCGCCTATCTAGGCTTAGGTGCCAATTTGGGTGACCCGGCGACTGCCCTAGAGCAAGCAGTGCAGCTACTCGACGCACACCCCGGCATCACCGTCACGGCCCGGTCTTCGTACTACCGCACGGCGCCTATCGATTCCAGTGGGCCCGACTACACCAATGCTGTTGTTGCCGTCGACACCACGCTGACCGCACCTGCCCTGTTGCTTTGTCTGCAGGGCATTGAGGCGGCAGCAGGCCGGGAGCGGCCCTACCGCAACGCGCCGCGTACGCTGGACCTGGACATCCTGTTGTATGGCGACGCGCAGGTATCGAGCGCGGCGCTGGACATTCCCCACCCCCGCATGTGGCAGCGGGCCTTTGTATTGTTGCCATTGGCCGAGATCGCTCCACACCATGTTTCCGCCGCCCAACTGCGCACCACTATGGCGCAAGACATTACACGCATGCCCTGA
- the pcnB gene encoding polynucleotide adenylyltransferase PcnB, with protein sequence MIKKFIDKLLGKTSSGAASKKAKFGKRVDVPVATHGIDPNLVDERAINVVRTLQDAGFEAYVVGGAVRDLLVGLRPKDFDVATNATPEQVKGLFRRAFIIGRRFRIVHVVYGRGREHEVIEVSTFRAYLDNAAAEQVAGNEKTSRSELAGMKHAVDSTGRVLRDNVWGPQEEDAVRRDFTINAMYYDPQTQIVVDYHNGFKDVKNRVIRMIGDPATRYREDPVRIIRAVRFAAKLSPLGFALESKTAAPLVKSQELLADVPQSRLFDEMLKLLQTGHSLASIEQLKKLGMARGIYPLLDVVVERAEQPFVNAALKDTDRRVGEGKPVAPSFLLACVLWADVRDGWNRRLEQRQHSHPALMDAIDEVFHSRIGDVSGGGKLAGDMREIWVMQPRFEKRVGSTPFGMVDQPRFRAAFDFMRLRSDIGEVEEVLADWWQEFSMADDNLRQDLVDQVREEQQKRQRAPRVARVPRADAPMGEGAPGQAGAVPPAARGPAEFTAAPGEGDAGAPRKRRRRRRTGAAKGAGGNADAGGGGDSGN encoded by the coding sequence ATGATCAAAAAATTTATCGATAAATTGCTGGGCAAAACCTCCAGCGGCGCGGCCAGCAAGAAGGCCAAATTTGGCAAACGGGTGGATGTGCCGGTAGCAACCCATGGCATTGACCCCAACCTGGTCGACGAACGGGCCATCAACGTGGTGCGCACCCTGCAGGATGCGGGTTTTGAAGCCTATGTGGTCGGCGGCGCGGTGCGCGATTTGTTGGTCGGCCTGCGGCCCAAGGACTTTGACGTGGCCACCAACGCCACGCCCGAGCAGGTCAAGGGCCTGTTCCGCCGCGCCTTCATCATTGGCCGGCGTTTTCGCATCGTCCACGTGGTGTATGGCCGCGGGCGTGAGCACGAGGTGATTGAAGTCTCCACCTTCCGCGCCTACCTGGACAACGCCGCCGCCGAACAGGTGGCCGGCAATGAAAAAACCAGCCGCAGCGAACTGGCCGGCATGAAACACGCTGTGGATTCCACCGGCCGTGTGTTGCGCGACAACGTCTGGGGCCCGCAGGAAGAAGACGCCGTGCGCCGCGACTTCACCATCAACGCCATGTACTACGACCCGCAGACGCAGATCGTGGTGGACTACCACAATGGTTTCAAGGATGTGAAGAACCGCGTCATCCGCATGATCGGTGACCCGGCCACCCGTTACCGCGAAGACCCGGTGCGCATCATCCGCGCCGTGCGGTTTGCCGCCAAGCTGAGCCCGCTGGGTTTTGCGTTGGAGAGCAAAACAGCGGCACCGCTGGTCAAGTCGCAGGAACTGCTGGCCGATGTGCCGCAGAGCCGCCTGTTTGACGAAATGCTCAAATTGCTGCAGACCGGGCATTCGCTGGCATCCATCGAGCAGTTGAAGAAGCTGGGCATGGCCCGCGGCATCTATCCGCTGCTGGATGTGGTGGTGGAGCGTGCCGAGCAGCCCTTTGTCAACGCCGCGCTGAAAGACACCGACCGCCGCGTGGGCGAAGGCAAACCGGTAGCACCCAGCTTCCTGCTGGCCTGCGTGTTGTGGGCCGATGTGCGTGATGGCTGGAACCGTCGTCTGGAGCAACGCCAACATTCACATCCGGCGCTGATGGACGCGATTGATGAAGTCTTCCATTCCCGTATTGGTGATGTATCCGGCGGAGGCAAGCTGGCCGGTGACATGCGTGAGATCTGGGTCATGCAGCCGCGCTTTGAGAAGCGTGTGGGCAGCACGCCCTTTGGTATGGTGGACCAGCCGCGTTTCCGTGCCGCGTTCGACTTTATGCGCCTGCGCTCCGACATTGGCGAGGTGGAAGAAGTATTGGCCGACTGGTGGCAAGAGTTCAGCATGGCCGACGACAACCTGCGCCAGGACCTGGTGGACCAGGTGCGTGAAGAACAACAAAAGCGCCAGCGTGCGCCCCGTGTGGCGCGTGTGCCGCGGGCGGACGCACCAATGGGCGAGGGCGCGCCGGGCCAGGCAGGTGCCGTGCCGCCCGCCGCGCGAGGCCCCGCAGAATTTACCGCAGCCCCTGGCGAAGGTGACGCCGGTGCCCCGCGCAAACGCCGCCGCCGCCGTCGCACCGGTGCGGCCAAGGGGGCAGGTGGCAATGCGGATGCTGGAGGCGGGGGCGACTCCGGCAACTAA
- a CDS encoding HAD family phosphatase has product MTRIALFDLDHTLIPIDSDYAWGEFTIERGWVDPVEFKRQNDDFYAHYKAGTLDIQAYARFATEAIRRQGAINSIAAHRDFMGAKVQNVIMPQALELVHQHQRAGDVVAIVTATNEFVTRPIAQAFGVDELIAVELEREPSADGTGWFTGAIRGVPSFREGKVVRVEAWLKERGLSWDTVHTTFYSDSMNDLPLLEKAIVPVATNPDERLRALALARGWRILDLF; this is encoded by the coding sequence ATGACCCGCATTGCCTTATTTGACCTGGACCACACCCTCATACCGATTGACTCGGACTACGCTTGGGGCGAGTTCACCATCGAGCGGGGCTGGGTCGATCCCGTCGAGTTCAAGCGCCAGAACGACGACTTCTACGCCCACTACAAGGCCGGAACCCTGGACATACAGGCCTATGCCCGATTTGCCACGGAGGCCATTCGTCGCCAGGGTGCTATTAATTCAATAGCGGCACATCGAGATTTCATGGGGGCTAAGGTACAAAATGTCATAATGCCCCAGGCGTTGGAGCTGGTACACCAGCACCAGCGTGCGGGGGATGTGGTGGCCATCGTCACCGCCACCAACGAATTTGTGACCCGCCCGATCGCCCAGGCCTTTGGTGTGGACGAACTGATCGCCGTGGAGCTGGAGCGTGAGCCCTCGGCCGACGGTACAGGCTGGTTCACCGGGGCGATACGCGGCGTGCCGTCGTTCCGCGAGGGCAAGGTGGTGCGGGTCGAGGCCTGGCTGAAGGAGCGGGGTTTGAGCTGGGACACCGTGCACACCACGTTTTATTCGGATTCCATGAACGACCTGCCACTGTTGGAAAAAGCCATCGTACCGGTCGCCACCAACCCCGACGAGCGCCTGCGTGCGTTGGCTCTGGCGCGCGGATGGCGCATACTTGACCTGTTTTGA
- the hda gene encoding DnaA regulatory inactivator Hda — protein MKQLALDIGLSTGPTLANFCAGPNLAALRHLELWVGAKSQAGAANRSPVPTYLWGPSGSGKSHLLKAAREALREQGARVGWLDASVLEAPEFNESWAAVLLDDVHLYTAAQQHAAFNWFVNAQTHQRPVLAAGEFAPVELQLRDDLRTRLGWGHVFSLQPLSEPERRAVLRQAADARGVFLSDEVMDFMLTRFSRDLGSLMELLELLDGYALQTQRAITIPLIKSMMDNH, from the coding sequence ATGAAACAACTGGCACTGGATATTGGGCTGTCTACCGGACCCACCCTGGCCAACTTCTGTGCCGGCCCCAACCTGGCGGCCCTGCGCCACCTGGAGCTGTGGGTGGGCGCCAAGTCCCAGGCTGGTGCCGCCAACCGCTCGCCGGTACCCACCTACCTGTGGGGTCCGTCGGGCAGTGGCAAGAGCCATTTGCTCAAGGCGGCGCGCGAGGCCCTGCGCGAGCAGGGCGCTCGTGTGGGCTGGCTGGATGCATCGGTGCTGGAGGCGCCGGAGTTCAATGAATCCTGGGCTGCCGTGCTGCTGGACGATGTGCACCTGTACACCGCGGCGCAGCAGCACGCCGCTTTCAACTGGTTTGTGAATGCCCAGACCCACCAGCGCCCCGTGCTGGCCGCTGGCGAATTTGCGCCGGTGGAGCTGCAACTGCGGGATGACCTGCGCACCCGCCTGGGCTGGGGCCACGTCTTCAGCCTGCAGCCCCTGAGCGAACCCGAGCGCCGTGCCGTGTTGCGCCAGGCGGCCGATGCGCGCGGCGTTTTCTTGAGTGACGAGGTCATGGATTTCATGTTGACCCGCTTCAGCCGCGACCTGGGCAGCCTGATGGAGCTGCTGGAACTGCTGGATGGCTACGCCCTGCAAACCCAGCGCGCCATCACCATACCGCTGATCAAATCCATGATGGACAACCATTGA
- a CDS encoding AI-2E family transporter, which translates to MQFTPPQKTFAAWSLIAALLACVLWLLAPVLTPFVVAAVLAYALTPMVDWLDDLGRGRIPRMLAVIVVELVFIVAVLAVLLLMVPIVAKELPLLREQLPVLMDSVSTTLKPWLAQFGIHVALDVASIKSFVLTHLNGNVEDVVGSLLASLKLGGSVAFSLIGNAILIPVALFYLLMDWDRLVGQVRDLIPPRLRGSTDSFMAEADSVLGQYLRGQLLVMLILAVFYSVGLALFGLDLALPIGIFTGLAIFVPYLGFGIGLVLAALAGLLEFSAASGLGYTVIMVAVVYGAGQVVESLFLTPRLVGERIGLHPLAVIFALLAFGQLFGFVGVLIALPVSAVLLVAIRRVRTGYLASGLYQG; encoded by the coding sequence ATGCAATTCACCCCTCCCCAAAAAACTTTTGCGGCCTGGAGTTTGATCGCCGCGCTGCTCGCCTGTGTGCTGTGGCTGCTGGCGCCGGTGCTGACACCCTTTGTGGTGGCGGCCGTGTTGGCCTACGCGCTGACGCCCATGGTGGACTGGCTCGATGACTTGGGCCGTGGCCGCATTCCCCGGATGTTGGCGGTGATTGTGGTGGAGCTGGTGTTCATCGTGGCGGTGTTGGCCGTGCTGCTGCTGATGGTGCCCATCGTGGCCAAGGAGTTGCCCCTGTTGCGTGAGCAACTGCCGGTGCTGATGGACAGTGTGAGCACCACACTCAAACCCTGGCTGGCGCAGTTTGGCATACACGTTGCGCTGGATGTGGCCAGCATCAAGTCGTTTGTGCTGACGCATCTGAACGGCAACGTGGAGGATGTGGTGGGTTCTTTGCTGGCGTCGCTCAAGCTGGGGGGCAGCGTGGCGTTCTCCCTGATCGGCAATGCCATCCTGATTCCGGTGGCGCTGTTCTATTTGTTGATGGACTGGGACCGCCTGGTCGGCCAGGTACGGGACCTGATCCCGCCCCGTCTGCGTGGCTCCACCGACAGTTTCATGGCCGAGGCGGATTCGGTGCTGGGGCAGTACCTGCGTGGCCAGTTGCTGGTGATGTTGATACTGGCAGTGTTCTACAGCGTGGGCCTGGCGCTGTTTGGGCTGGACCTGGCCCTGCCCATTGGTATCTTTACCGGGCTGGCGATTTTTGTGCCCTACCTGGGCTTTGGCATTGGTCTGGTGCTGGCGGCGTTGGCCGGGTTGCTGGAGTTTTCTGCCGCGTCCGGTCTGGGCTACACCGTCATCATGGTGGCGGTGGTCTACGGTGCAGGTCAGGTGGTGGAGAGCCTGTTTTTGACACCCCGCCTGGTGGGTGAACGGATTGGCCTGCATCCCCTAGCCGTCATTTTTGCGCTCTTGGCCTTTGGCCAGCTGTTTGGTTTTGTCGGTGTACTGATTGCGTTGCCCGTCAGTGCCGTGTTGCTGGTGGCGATACGCCGCGTACGCACCGGTTACCTGGCCAGCGGGCTGTACCAGGGCTGA
- the purM gene encoding phosphoribosylformylglycinamidine cyclo-ligase yields MTDSSTPTPLSYKAAGVDIDAGDALVERIKPLAKKTMREGVMAGIGGFGALFEVPKRYKEPVLVSGTDGVGTKLKLAFEWNMHDTVGIDLVAMSVNDVLVQGAEPLFFLDYFACGKLDVDTAAAVIGGIAKGCELSGCALIGGETAEMPGMYPAGEYDLAGFAVGAVEKSKILTGASVKPGDVVLGLASHGVHSNGFSLVRKCIERAGTSAPATLDGKPFKQALMEPTRLYVKNVLAALAAHPIKALAHITGGGLLENIPRVLPEGTAAHLKKGSWPQTELFAWLQKTAGIDDIEMNRTFNNGIGMVVVIDAANAEACAQTLRAAGETVYSIGVIAERGDSAAVVVA; encoded by the coding sequence ATGACCGATTCAAGCACTCCCACTCCCCTGTCCTACAAAGCTGCCGGTGTTGATATTGACGCTGGTGACGCCCTGGTTGAACGCATCAAACCCCTGGCCAAAAAAACCATGCGCGAAGGTGTGATGGCCGGCATCGGCGGTTTTGGCGCCCTGTTTGAAGTGCCCAAGCGCTACAAGGAACCCGTGCTGGTGAGTGGCACCGATGGCGTGGGCACCAAGCTCAAGCTGGCATTCGAGTGGAATATGCACGACACCGTGGGCATCGACCTGGTGGCCATGAGCGTCAACGACGTGCTGGTGCAAGGCGCCGAACCCCTGTTCTTCCTGGACTACTTTGCCTGCGGCAAGCTGGATGTGGACACCGCGGCAGCCGTTATCGGCGGCATCGCCAAGGGTTGTGAATTGTCGGGCTGCGCGCTGATCGGCGGCGAAACCGCCGAAATGCCCGGCATGTACCCCGCCGGTGAATACGACCTGGCCGGTTTTGCGGTCGGCGCGGTCGAAAAATCCAAGATTCTGACCGGCGCCAGCGTGAAGCCTGGCGACGTGGTGCTGGGCCTGGCCAGCCATGGTGTGCACTCCAACGGTTTCAGCCTGGTGCGCAAATGTATTGAGCGCGCGGGAACATCCGCACCCGCCACACTGGACGGCAAACCCTTCAAACAGGCGCTGATGGAGCCCACCCGCCTGTACGTGAAAAACGTACTGGCCGCGCTGGCCGCCCACCCCATTAAAGCTTTAGCCCACATCACCGGTGGCGGTTTGCTGGAAAACATTCCCCGTGTGTTGCCCGAAGGCACGGCTGCCCACCTGAAAAAAGGCAGCTGGCCACAGACCGAGCTGTTCGCCTGGTTGCAAAAAACTGCCGGTATCGACGACATCGAAATGAACCGCACCTTCAACAACGGTATTGGCATGGTGGTGGTGATTGACGCCGCCAACGCTGAGGCCTGTGCCCAGACCCTGCGTGCCGCGGGCGAGACGGTTTACAGCATTGGCGTGATTGCTGAACGTGGTGACTCGGCTGCCGTAGTGGTCGCCTAA
- a CDS encoding ParA family protein, whose translation MPVIAVINRKGGSGKSTMATHLAAWLARQGAAVMLGDVDRQQSTRTWLKRRSPTLPAIAPWTIDQKNVLKVPVGVTHVVLDTPGGIHGFELAKVVMSAHAILIPVCHSVFDRESAAACIAELMALPRLASGRCKLGVVGMRIDARTRAAETLQEWADGLNIPFLGVLRETQIYVRSLDSGQTIFDQRSTLVQADLDQWEPILQWLQPVTQLQPPAPQPVAAPAPTPVHTPRAPSLMPAQESLVHGSRLSVFAPAPLRQ comes from the coding sequence ATGCCGGTAATCGCAGTGATCAATCGCAAGGGTGGCAGTGGCAAAAGCACGATGGCCACCCACCTGGCAGCCTGGCTGGCACGCCAGGGCGCGGCCGTCATGCTGGGCGATGTCGACCGCCAACAATCCACCCGCACCTGGCTCAAACGCCGCAGCCCCACGCTGCCAGCCATCGCCCCCTGGACCATAGACCAAAAAAATGTGCTGAAAGTACCGGTGGGCGTGACCCATGTGGTGCTGGACACACCCGGCGGCATCCACGGCTTTGAGCTGGCCAAGGTGGTGATGTCGGCGCACGCCATCCTGATTCCGGTATGCCACTCGGTGTTTGACCGCGAATCCGCCGCCGCCTGTATTGCCGAGCTGATGGCCCTGCCCCGGCTGGCCAGCGGCCGTTGCAAGCTGGGCGTGGTTGGCATGCGCATAGATGCCCGCACCCGAGCGGCCGAAACCCTGCAGGAGTGGGCCGATGGCCTGAACATCCCGTTTCTGGGGGTTTTGCGCGAAACCCAGATCTATGTGCGCAGCCTGGACAGCGGCCAGACCATCTTTGACCAGCGCAGCACGCTGGTGCAGGCGGACTTGGACCAGTGGGAGCCCATCCTGCAGTGGCTGCAACCCGTCACCCAACTGCAGCCACCCGCACCACAGCCGGTGGCTGCCCCCGCACCAACGCCGGTGCATACCCCCCGCGCACCCAGCCTGATGCCTGCCCAGGAGTCCCTGGTGCACGGCAGCCGCCTGTCGGTCTTTGCCCCGGCCCCGTTACGGCAATAG